A DNA window from Zonotrichia albicollis isolate bZonAlb1 chromosome 2, bZonAlb1.hap1, whole genome shotgun sequence contains the following coding sequences:
- the CHD4 gene encoding chromodomain-helicase-DNA-binding protein 4 isoform X7: protein MASGIGSPSPCSGGSDDDEMEILLNNAIPQHPEPEEEPEEELLSEADTPKIKKKKKPKKLKEPKVPKLSKRQKKELGDSSGEGNEFVEEEEEVLRSDSEGSDYTPGKKKKKKLGPKKEKKNKAKRKEEEEEEEEDDDSKEPKSSAQLLEDWGMEDIDHIFTEEDYRTLTNYKAFSQFVRPLIAAKNPKIAVSKMMMVLGAKWREFSTNNPFKGSSGASVAAAAAAAVAVVESMVTNVDAVLPQPPVDVPLRKAKTKEGKGPNARRKPKASPRIPDIKKPKTKKVAPLKIKLGGFGSKRKRSSSEDDDLDVESDFDDASINSYSVSDGSTSRSSRSRKKLKAGKKKKKGEEDSTVAVDGYETDHQDYCEVCQQGGEIILCDTCPRAYHMVCLDPDMEKAPEGKWSCPHCEKEGIQWEAKEDNSEGEEILEDVVGDAEEEDDHHMEFCRVCKDGGELLCCDACPSSYHIHCLNPPLPEIPNGEWLCPRCTCPALKGKVQKILIWKWGQPPVGPAPPRPPDADPNAPPPKPLEGRPERQFFVKWQGMSYWHCSWVSELQLELHCQVMFRNYQRKNDMDEPPSGDFGGEEEKSRKRKNKDPKYAEMEERFYRYGIKPEWMMIHRILNHSVDKKGNVHYLIKWRDLPYDQASWESEDVDIQDYDLYKQAYWNHRELMRGEEGRPGKKLKKVKMRKLERPPETPTVDPTVKYDRQPEYLDVTGGTLHPYQLEGLNWLRFSWAQGTDTILADEMGLGKTVQTAVFLYSLYKEGHSKGPFLVSAPLSTIINWEREFEMWAPDMYVVTYVGDKDSRAIIRENEFTFEDNAIRGGKKASRMKKEAAVKFHVLLTSYELITIDMAILGSIDWACLIVDEAHRLKNNQSKFFRVLNGYSLQHKLLLTGTPLQNNLEELFHLLNFLTPERFHNLEGFLEEFADIAKEDQIKKLHDMLGPHMLRRLKADVFKNMPSKTELIVRVELSPMQKKYYKYILTRNFEALNARGGGNQVSLLNVVMDLKKCCNHPYLFPVAAMEAPKMPNGMYDGSALIRASGKLLLLQKMLKNLKEGGHRVLIFSQMTKMLDLLEDFLEHEGYKYERIDGGITGNMRQEAIDRFNAPGAQQFCFLLSTRAGGLGINLATADTVIIYDSDWNPHNDIQAFSRAHRIGQNKKVMIYRFVTRASVEERITQVAKKKMMLTHLVVRPGLGSKTGSMSKQELDDILKFGTEELFKDEATEGGDNKEGEDSSVIHYDDKAIERLLDRNQDETEDTELQGMNEYLSSFKVAQYVVREEEMGEEEEVEREIIKQEESVDPDYWEKLLRHHYEQQQEDLARNLGKGKRIRKQVNYNDGSQEDRDWQDDQSDNQSDYSVASEEGDEDFDERSEARRPSRKGLRNDKDKPLPPLLARVGGNIEVLGFNARQRKAFLNAIMRYGMPPQDAFTTQWLVRDLRGKSEKEFKAYVSLFMRHLCEPGADGAETFADGVPREGLSRQHVLTRIGVMSLIRKKVQEFEHVNGRWSMPELAEIEENKKLSQPSSPSPKTPTPSTPGDTQPNTPAPVPPPEDGVKVEEGASAKEQGESSEPEKELSASATETEAPMEQCAQTVETPPQEAKSPVNSTEADEKKVEETEVKERPDEPMEVESKADVEKVEDRAATENPPDPPIITLDEKDEKKDDDKRDVVMLQNGEMLKESVDERHKKAVKQRFMFNIADGGFTELHSLWQNEERAATVTKKTYEIWHRRHDYWLLAGIINHGYARWQDIQNDPRYAILNEPFKGEMNRGNFLEIKNKFLARRFKLLEQALVIEEQLRRAAYLNMSEDPSHPSMALNTRFAEVECLAESHQHLSKESMAGNKPANAVLHKVLKQLEELLSDMKADVTRLPATIARIPPVAVRLQMSERNILSRLANRSSEPPPPPPPQQVRTRSGGPAAVSSWPSAVDLSAKLK from the exons ATGGCTTCGGGCATCGGATCTCCATCACCATGCTCAGGGGGCAGTGATGACGATGAGATGGAGATCCTGTTGAACAACGCTATCCCCCAGCATCCAG AACCTGAAGAAGAGCCAGAAGAAGAGCTTCTGTCAGAGGCTGACACTCCCAAAatcaagaagaagaagaagcccAAGAAACTGAAGGAACCCAAAGTTCCTAAGCTCAGCAAACGTCAGAAGAAGGAG ctgggGGACAGCTCTGGTGAGGGGAATGAGTTtgtggaggaagaagaagaggtTCTGCGCTCTGACAGTGAGGGCAGTGATTATACCcctgggaagaagaaaaagaagaaattaggacccaagaaggaaaagaaaaacaaagccaagcgcaaggaggaggaggaagaggaggaagaagatgatGACTCAAAG GAGCCAAAGTCATCTGCTCAGCTTCTGGAAGACTGGGGCATGGAGGATATTGATCACATCTTCACAGAGGAGGATTACCGCACACTCACCAACTACAAAGCTTTCAGCCAGTTTGTCAG GCCACTTATTGCAGCCAAGAACCCTAAAATAGCAGTGTCGAAGATGATGATGGTCCTGGGAGCCAAATGGAGGGAGTTTAGCACCAACAACCCCTTCAAGGGAAGTTCAGGTGCatctgtggcagctgctgcagctgcagccgttGCAGTAGTCGAGAGTATGGTGACAAACGTGGATGCTGTCCTGCCGCAGCCCCCTGTAGATGTGCCACTCAGGAAAGCCAAGACAAAGGAGGGCAAAG GACCCAATGCCCGGCGGAAGCCAAAGGCCAGTCCTCGTATTCCTGATATCAAGAAACCTAAAACAAAGAAGGTGGCACCACTGAAAATCAAACTGGGAGGATTTGGTTCCAAGCGTAAAAGATCATCA AGTGAAGATGATGATCTGGATGTGGAGTCAGACTTTGATGATGCCAGCATCAACAGCTACTCTGTGTCAGACGGATCTACCAGCCGTAGTAGCCGCAGTCGCAAAAAACTCAAGgctgggaagaagaaaaagaaag GTGAGGAGGACTCCACCGTGGCTGTGGATGGCTATGAGACTGATCACCAGGACTACTGTGAGGTGTGCCAGCagggaggagaaattatatTGTGTGATACCTGCCCTCGTGCCTACCACATGGTTTGCCTGGACCCAGACATGGAGAAAGCTCCAGAGGGCAAATGGAGCTGCCCACACTGT GAAAAAGAGGGCATTCAGTGGGAAGCAAAGGAGGATAATTCTGAAGGTGAGGAAATCCTGGAGGATGTAGTGGGAGATGCTGAGGAAGAGGATGACCACCATATGGAGTTCTGTAGAGTCTGCAAGGATGGaggagagctgctgtgctgtgatgCCTGTCCTTCATCCTATCACATCCACTGTCTGAATCCCCCTCTGCCTGAGATTCCCAATGGAGAATGGCTGTGTCCTCGCTGCACT tgcccagcttTGAAAGGAAAGGTGCAGAAGATCTTGATCTGGAAATGGGGTCAGCCCCCAGTGGGCCCTGCACCACCACGTCCACCCGACGCAGACCCCAATGCTCCACCACCAAAGCCTCTGGAGGGTCGGCCTGAGAGGCAGTTCTTTGTCAAATGGCAGGGCATGTCCTACTGGCACTGCTCCTGGGTGTCTGAGTTGCAG CTGGAGTTGCACTGCCAGGTCATGTTTCGTAACTACCAACGCAAAAATGATATGGATGAGCCTCCCTCGGGAGACTTtggaggggaagaggagaaaagccgaaagagaaaaaacaaggaCCCCAAATATGCTGAGATGGAAGAGCGTTTCTATCGATATGGGATCAAGCCAGAATGGATGATGATCCACAGGATCCTTAATCATAG TGTGGATAAGAAGGGGAATGTCCACTATTTGATTAAATGGAGAGACCTGCCCTATGACCAGGCATCCTGGGAAAGTGAAGATGTGGATATTCAAGATTATGACCTCTACAAGCAAGCCTACTGGAATCACAG GGAGCTGATGCGAGGTGAAGAGGGCAGGCCTGGTAAGAAGTTAAAGAAAGTGAAGATGCGGAAACTGGAGAGGCCCCCTGAGACTCCCACAGTAGAT CCAACAGTGAAATATGACCGGCAACCGGAGTACCTCGATGTAACAGGGGGGACCTTGCATCCTTACCAGCTGGAAGGGCTGAATTGGCTGCGCTTCTCTTGGGCCCAGGGCACAGATACAATCTTGGCTGATGAGATGGGTCTGGGAAAGACTGTGCAGACAGCAGTGTTCCTGTATTCCTTATACAAAGAG GGCCACTCCAAAGGTCCCTTCTTGGTGAGTGCACCACTGTCCACAATCATCAACTGGGAACGAGAATTTGAGATGTGGGCCCCAGACATGTATGTGGTGACCTATGTCGGGGACAAAGACAGCCGGGCCATCATCCGTGAGAATGAGTTCACTTTTGAGGATAATGCCATACGTGGAGGCAAAAAAGCATCCAGAATGAAG AAGGAGGCTGCTGTCAAGTTCCATGTGCTTCTCACCTCCTATGAATTGATCACCATTGATATGGCCATACTAGGCTCTATTGACTGGGCCTGTCTCATTGTGGATGAAGCTCACAGACTGAAGAACAACCAGTCTAAG TTCTTCCGTGTGCTGAATGGTTACTCCCTCCAGCACAAGCTGCTGCTTACAGGAACTCCCCTGCAGAACAACCTGGAGGAACTGTTCCACCTGCTGAACTTCCTGACGCCTGAGAGATTCCA TAACTTGGAGGGCTTCCTAGAAGAGTTTGCGGATATTGCCAAGGAAGATCAGATCAAGAAGCTGCACGACATGCTGGGCCCGCATATGCTGAGGCGTCTCAAGGCTGATGTGTTCAAGAATATGCCATCTAAGACTGAGCTCATTGTCAGAGTGGAGCTGAGTCCCATGCAGAA GAAATATTATAAATACATTTTGACAAGAAACTTTGAGGCACTGAATGCACGGGGTGGTGGTAACCAAGTCTCATTGCTCAATGTTGTTATGGATCTGAAGAAGTGCTGTAACCACCCCTACCTctttcctgtggctgctatg gaagcTCCAAAAATGCCAAATGGCATGTATGATGGTAGTGCACTTATTCGAGCCTCTGGAAAGCTGTTGCTGCTCCAGAAGATGTTAAAGAACCTGAAGGAAGGAGGTCACAGGGTGCTCATATTCTCTCAG ATGACTAAAATGTTGGACCTTCTCGAAGATTTTTTGGAACACGAAGGATACAAATACGAGCGGATTGATGGAGGAATCACAGGGAACATGCGTCAGGAGGCTATTGATCGCTTCAATG ctcctggagctcagcagttctgctttctgctttcaACTCGAGCTGGGGGTCTTGGTATTAACTTGGCCACAGCAGATACTGTGATTATCTATGATTCAGACTGGAACCCCCACAATGATATCCAG GCCTTCAGCCGTGCGCACAGAATTGGACAGAACAAGAAGGTGATGATATATCGCTTTGTGACAAGGGCCTCGGTGGAGGAGCGCATCACTCAGGTGGCCAAGAAGAAAATGATGCTCACTCACCTGGTAGTGAGGCCGGGGTTGGGCTCCAAGACAGGCTCCATGTCCAAGCAGGAGCTTGATGACATTCTCAAATTTGGCACTGAAGAGCTCTTCAAAGATGAAGCTACTGAGGGGG GGGATAACAAAGAAGGTGAGGACAGTAGCGTCATCCACTACGATGACAAAGCAATTGAGCGTCTGTTGGATCGGAACCAGGATGAAACAGAAGATACAGAACTTCAGGGCATGAATGAATATCTCAGCTCCTTCAAGGTGGCCCAGTATGTGGTTCGTGAGGAGGAGATGGGG gaggaagaggaggttgAACGGGAAATTATCAAGCAGGAGGAATCAGTAGATCCTGATTACTGGGAGAAGCTGCTCCGTCACCATTATGAGCAACAGCAGGAGGATCTGGCCAGGAATCTGGGCAAGGGCAAACGTATCCGCAAGCAAGTGAACTACAACGATGGCTCGCAGGAGGATAGAG aCTGGCAGGATGACCAGTCAGATAATCAGTCAGACTATTCAGTTGCTTCTGAAGAAGGGGATGAGGACTTTGATGAGAGATCTGAAG CTCGTCGGCCTAGCCGCAAGGGCCTGAGAAACGACAAGGATAAGCCTCTGCCTCCATTACTGGCCCGTGTGGGAGGGAACATCGAG GTGCTGGGTTTCAACGCTCGCCAGCGGAAAGCCTTCCTCAATGCTATCATGCGCTATGGAATGCCACCTCAGGATGCCTTCACCACTCAGTGGCTTGTTCGGGACCTCCGTGGCAAGTCAGAGAAGGAGTTCAA GGCCTATGTCTCGCTGTTCATGCGCCATTTATGTGAACCTGGAGCTGATGGTGCCGAGACCTTTGCAGATGGGGTCCCACGGGAAGGTCTTTCTCGGCAGCACGTCCTGACTCGCATTGGGGTCATGTCGCTTATACGCAAAAAG GTGCAGGAATTTGAGCATGTGAATGGCCGCTGGAGTATGCCAGAACTGGCAGAGATAGAGGAGAACAAGAAGCTTTCACAGCCCAGCTCACCCTCTCCCAAAACTCCAACTCCTTCGACACCAGGGGATACACAGCCGAACACACCGGCCCCTGTTCCTCCCCCTG aagatggagtaaaAGTAGAAGAAGGAGCTAGTGCTAAGGAGCAAGGAGAGTCTTCTGAACCAGAGAAGGAACTCAGTGCCTCTGCTACTGAAACAGAGGCCCCTATGGAG CAGTGTGCTCAGACTGTGGAGACACCGCCCCAGGAAGCAAAATCCCCAGTGAACTCCACAGaagcagatgaaaaaaaagTAGAGGAAACAGAAGTGAAGGAAAGACCAGATGAACCAATGGAAGTAGAAAGCAAAG CTGATGTGGAGAAAGTGGAAGACAGAGCAGCTACTGAGAATCCTCCTGACCCTCCCATAATCACTCTGGATGAGAAAG ATGAGAAAAAGGATGATGATAAGAGAGATGTGGTGATGCTGCAGAACGGAGAGATGCTGAAAGAGTCAGTAGATGAAAGGCACAAGAAGGCAGTAAAGCAGCGCTTCATGTTCAACATAGCAGATGGTGGTTTCACTG AACTACACTCCCTCTGGCAGAATGAGGAGCGGGCTGCCACTGTCACCAAGAAGACCTATGAGATCTGGCATCGGCGTCACGACTACTGGCTCCTAGCTGGGATTATCAA TCATGGCTATGCCCGTTGGCAGGATATTCAGAATGATCCACGTTACGCCATCCTCAATGAACCCTTCAAGGGTGAGATGAACAGGGGTAACTTCCTGGAAATAAAGAATAAGTTTTTGGCAAGGAGATTTAAG ctcctggagcaagCGCTGGTGATAGAGGAGCAGTTGCGGCGAGCTGCCTATCTGAACATGTCCGAAGATCCATCTCACCCCTCCATGGCTCTGAACACGCGTTTTGCAGAGGTGGAATGCCTGGCTGAGAGCCACCAGCACCTATCCAAGGAATCAATGGCGGGGAATAAACCAGCCAATGCCGTGCTGCACAAAG TTCTgaagcagctggaggagcttTTGAGTGACATGAAGGCCGATGTGACCCGCCTGCCCGCCACCATTGCCCGCATCCCCCCCGTGGCAGTGCGCCTCCAGATGTCGGAGCGCAACATCCTCAGCCGCCTGGCCAACCGCAGCAGCgagcccccgccgccgcccccgccccaaCAAGTACGTACCCGCTCTG GTGGCCCAGCAGCAGTGAGTTCCTGGCCCAGTGCTGTTGACCTTTCGGCCAAGCTGAAGTGA